One stretch of Cydia fagiglandana chromosome 18, ilCydFagi1.1, whole genome shotgun sequence DNA includes these proteins:
- the LOC134673394 gene encoding all trans-polyprenyl-diphosphate synthase PDSS2-like, with product MSYALIRHLRRTALISHQIRLESTMTNVTQEDYLIRPPFAQWTKVIREAEKIVGYPTSFMNLRWLLSDEFANMAMHLRKVVGSNHPIIQTAKTVLYNEHNNLQPWGLVILLLSKAIRPPQSNSILHSSSEQQRTLAELTEMIRTGHYVHRGLLNIEFNERGKNTETSMFANKIALLIGDYLLVTANGMLARLKNQDLSYLISTALRDISEGEFYGERDKQNMPLPGKPNQIGVDEFEICADTLPLATKGVLGSPIKEWTLRTMYNGGSLFGRGCQGALLLGGQDLTEQEKAYQFGCHLCLAWQSASELQKFTSENKESFSLASAPVLFALNEKPDLYKIIDNSKDNVADVDFLYLKGEVLRTDALERTRLLHLENARKAEYFADMFGDNESVHTIKRLIKNL from the exons ATGTCTTACGCATTAATACGCCATTTGCGCCGAACGGCGTTAATTTCACATCAAATTCGCCTGGAATCCACCATGACCAACGTAACACAGGAAGACTATTTAATCCGACCTCCGTTCGCACAATGGACCAAAGTTATAAGAGAAGCAGAGAAAATAGTTGGATATCCGACCTCTTTCATGAACCTGAGATGGTTATTGAGCGACGAATTCGCTAATATGGCTATGCATTTACGCAAAGTA GTTGGCAGCAATCATCCAATCATACAAACAGCCAAAACAGTCCTCTACAACGAGCACAACAACCTCCAACCATGGGGTCTGGTCATCCTGCTACTCTCCAAAGCTATCCGGCCTCCACAATCAAACTCCATACTCCACTCCTCCTCCGAGCAGCAGAGGACACTGGCAGAGCTCACAGAAATGATCCGTACTGGGCATTACGTCCATCGAGGCTTACTCAACATAGAATTTAATGAGCGAGGCAAAAACACAGAGACGTCCATGTTTGCCAACAAAATAGCCCTATTAATCGGTGACTATTTACTCGTAACAGCTAACGGTATGCTAGCACGATTAAAGAACCAGGATTTATCGTATCTTATATCAACAGCACTTAGAGATATCAGTGAAGGAGAGTTTTACGGTGAACGGGATAAACAGAACATGCCGTTGCCAGGGAAACCTAATCAAATAGGAGTGGATGAGTTTGAAATATGTGCGGACACACTACCTTTAGCTACGAAAGGTGTTTTAGGATCACCGATTAAAGAGTGGACTTTACGGACTATGTATAATGGTGGTTCTTTGTTTGGTAGAGGTTGTCAAGGTGCTTTACTGCTAGGAGGCCAAGACTTAACAGAGCAAGAGAAGGCTTATCAGTTCGGTTGCCACTTATGTTTAGCCTGGCAATCCGCTAGCGAGTTACAAAAGTTCACGTCTGAAAATAAGGAGTCTTTTTCTTTAGCAAGCGCGCCTGTGTTATTTGCCTTAAATGAAAAACcagatttgtataaaatcataGATAATTCCAAAGACAATGTAGCTGATGTAGACTTCCTATATTTGAAAGGGGAAGTGTTAAGAACAGATGCGCTAGAAAGGACTAGATTACTTCATTTAGAAAATGCTAGGAAAGCCGAGTATTTTGCTGACATGTTTGGTGATAATGAGTCAGTGCATACaattaaaaggttaataaaaaatCTATAA
- the LOC134673402 gene encoding all trans-polyprenyl-diphosphate synthase PDSS2-like has translation MSKFCWKAFKNNENRKNLLIFSRNFHALLIDKVVRESSCSWMCRRRGYSKHEPLDWREAIAQAERTVGFPTSFLNLRWLFNDEIASTAIHLRKLVGTNHPLLKSAKNLLIGSKSNLQSVGLIILLVSKAAGLNTRDYTEDQYDSGILHSQRALAEIVEMKRTGHMIHKTMANLQEKEKFGDKFQDLLCGNKIVLLSGDYLLAKCLQNLGGLRNNEVTELISTGLRDLVEGDFLGERGPDNTSMPTKPKAENIVEPYDWENEYNLEKLGSNSYLGQGKQEWVLRTMLQSGSILGKGCQGAMKLARRGEEMERNAYILGGHFALMWQLYLDIKDFFIHPHSYSLVGAPVIMALWEYPSIYGHVWISKMERKPIEMKQLHYAVRSTRSMDYLAGLLDEELAAILKYSDRFPVEDAREALQNMARTIHGETLQYMEN, from the exons ATGTCGAAATTTTGCTGGAAAGCttttaaaaacaatgaaaaccGCAAAAATCTGTTGATATTTTCGAGAAATTTCCATGCGTTGCTAATCGATAAAGTAGTCAGAGAATCCAGCTGTTCTTGGATGTGCCGTAG GCGCGGGTATTCCAAGCATGAGCCTTTAGACTGGCGCGAGGCTATAGCTCAAGCTGAGCGGACTGTGGGCTTCCCTACCTCCTTCCTAAATCTGCGGTGGCTCTTCAACGATGAGATCGCCAGCACCGCTATCCATTTGAGGAAACTG GTCGGCACAAACCACCCTCTCCTGAAATCAGCCAAGAACCTCCTGATCGGCTCCAAAAGCAACTTGCAGTCAGTAGGGCTCATTATTCTTCTGGTCTCCAAAGCGGCTGGACTCAACACTAGGGACTACACTGAAGATCAATATGACTCAG GAATCTTGCACTCGCAACGTGCCCTAGCCGAGATAGTCGAGATGAAGCGCACCGGCCACATGATCCACAAGACCATGGCCAACTTGCAGGAGAAGGAGAAATTCGGGGACAAGTTCCAAGACCTGCTCTGTGGAAACAAGATCGTTCTCTTGTCAG GCGACTACTTGCTAGCCAAGTGTCTCCAAAACCTCGGCGGTTTGCGGAACAACGAGGTGACGGAGCTCATCTCCACCGGTCTGCGGGACCTCGTGGAGGGCGACTTCCTGGGCGAACGAGGCCCGGACAATACTTCCATGCCCACTAAACCTAAAG CTGAAAACATAGTTGAACCCTATGACTGGGAGAACGAGTACAACTTGGAGAAGCTCGGCAGCAACTCTTACCTCGGGCAAGGAAAGCAGGAGTGGGTGCTCCGGACCATGCTTCAGTCCGGCAGCATCCTCGGCAAAGGCTGCCAGGGGGCCATGAAACTCGCCCGCCGAGGCGAAGAGATGGAGCGAAACGCGTACATACTCGGCGGGCATTTCGCTCTGATGTGGCAACTGTATTTAGACATAAAAGATTTCTTCATTCACCCACATTCGTATTCTCTGGTCGGCGCTCCTGTCATCATGGCTTTGTGGGAGTATCCTTCAATCTACGGGCATGTTTGGATATCTAAAATGGAAAGAAAACCTATAGAGATGAAGCAGCTGCATTATGCAGTACGCAGCACGCGTTCTATGGATTATTTGGCTGGACTTTTGGACGAGGAGCTGGCGGCCATTTTGAAATATAGCGACCGGTTTCCGGTGGAGGATGCGCGTGAGGCTCTGCAGAACATGGCGCGGACGATCCACGGAGAAACGCTGCAGTACATGGAGAATTGA